The following is a genomic window from Apodemus sylvaticus chromosome 10, mApoSyl1.1, whole genome shotgun sequence.
TCGAGGCGGTTCTGCCGCAGCTTGTCCATCATGCGCTTGTAAAGGTCCATCTCGTCCTTCAGTCGCAGGCTGGTGTCCTCCAGCCGGTCAGACATGCGCTGCCGCTCCTAGGACAAGGCAGATCCGGTCAGGGCAAGCATCCTGAGAGGACCCTCGAGCTCTGGAGGATCTTAGTGTGGCAAATGGAACATTCTAGAAACATAGCAGGAAACGTCCCAGGCCCCTGATGTCCTTCAGTAGTGTCAGACAGAACCTGAGAAGAAGCTGTCAGGAGCTAAGCCCACCCTCTTCAAGAGAATTCCACAGTATAAGGCATTTACAGTATATAAGACCAGCTAAATTGTCACTGTAGGAAACTTGAAATTTTGAAAATTCAGAAGCAAAAGTCATTCACTTCCCCTCCTATTTAAttaataaacttatttttgtttctttttaagacaaAACTCTCATTACCCTAGGATGGCTTCAAAGCTCATGGTAGCAGAGGATAACCCTCTTTTCTCCgcagcctgagtgctgggatcacaggtgtgtgctaccgcGCGCGCGCGCACCCTGGTCCCTCTTCTCTGCAGGAAAATCCGTCAGTGCTTCAGAGGCTGCGATCCGGCCCTGACGGCCATCACCCACGAACCCAGCGTCCTGCTGGGCCCTGCCGCTCACCTCGTCCAGCTTCTCTGTCTGTGACTTGAGTCGAGCCACTGTCGTTCTCAGATCTGTGTTCTCTTCTTCCAACTGCTGCACCCTGGAAAGACAAAGGGCACAGCTCAGAGAGTCTGGAGCAGAAATGGCCTTAGAGAAAAGGCGCCTGGCAGGCAGCCTCCGCTTCCAGGACAAAGAAACCACCGCCTGGGAGGAAATGGAGACGGAAGATAAGTAAACATCTCACAGGTAACTCGGGCCCAGAGTCCCTGatccaaaaatccaaaaggtTCCTAAATCCAAGGCTTTTTGAGCAATGATGTGGTGCTACAACCAGAACCCATGTTGTCATGAAACTGCTTCCTGTGTGGGGTTATCAGcacctttaatcctggctctCGGGGtacagagaggcaggaagagctctgTTGAGCTGAGAACAGCTggcttacatagtgagttccagggtggCTAGAGTCTCAAAAAATACGtatggccgggtggtggtggcgcatgcctgtaatcccagcactctgggaggcagaggcaggcggatttctgagttcaaggccagcctggtctacagagtgagttccaggacagccagggctatacagagaaaccctgtctcgaaaaaagccaaatccaaaagacaaaaaacaaaaaaaaaagtatgtatgtatatatgaaaacaaaaatataatatatatatatatatatatatatatatatatatgattactgTCAGTCTATAACTTACTTTTtaactgtgtgtttgtgtacagtaTGTTGTGCACATGTTTGACCTTGTTTGAGATAGGACCTTTTATTGGTTTGCTGGACCAGCTGACCCTCCAACCTCTGGGGCTCTCCGATCTCTGCCACAGAACACTAGGGTTACAGGAACATACTGCTGTgttttatgtaggttctggagATGCAAAatctgtgtggcaagcactttacccagagCTATCACCCTGGCCCCAtaagttgttttaaaaataagggaGCCAGGCTTGATTGTGAATAGCTTTAACTCCagaactcagaggcagaggcaggcatatctcgaGTTTGAgcccagctggtctacagagtaagttctaggacatccagggttacatagagaaatcctgtcttgaaaaaaagaatgaggggctagagagatggctcagtggttaagagcaccgactgctcttccagaggtcctgagttcaattcccagcaaccacatggtggcttacaaccatctgtaatgggatctgatgcccacttctggtgtgtctgaagacagctgcagtgtactcatatacatgaaataaataaataaatctttaaaaaagaaaagaaaaaagaatgaaaggaaggaaggaaggcaggcagaaagAAATTTCATGTTTAGACAGGGTCCTATCtccaacacatatatatatgtaagtatgtattttaaaatctaaaaaattctGAAAGCTGGCCTtcacccatgcacacatgtaaacatacatgcatatacacaaaattcTTTATGGAACAATGAGGAAGAGGGCTTCTTCTAGGAGGAGGAGAGCAGTCCAATGTCTGGAATGCCACGCCTCTCCTGCTAGTGCCTGCAGTCTGAAGTCTAGGCCCATATTTGCTCTCTGCTCCCATGCCTGGCCCTCAGCTGGAATTGGCAGTGCTCAGCGCCACATCTCTGATTCAGAGGCAATGGTCCTCTCTGGGAGTGTTTCAAGATGGCCGCCCTGCAGTGGCCCAGTGGGGATGGCAGTCCATGGCTTTATAGGCAGGGAAGGTAGCTATGGGACTTACAAAGCCACATCTGATTCTCGCAGTGCCCCCGCCCCAGCTACTGCCTCATTCTggagaggtttttttgttttgttttgttttgtttttaccttaaTGAGGCCTTGGGTACCTAGGGGGGCTGCCAGTCAAGGGCCAGAGAGGACGCTGGACCTCCATGCTAAGTGGTGTGAAGCCGGCTAAGGAAGTGAGGAGCGGGTGCGCCAGTGACCGGAGGTGCCGCCCACGCCTCCACATGAACAGCGCCCCGGAGCTGTGGGAAGGGTAGCCAGTAGACTATCTACTCTCAGACCCTGGCGCTGGGCTCCTGCTTCAGCCCTGCTCAGTCCTCTCCCCTCTACCTCCCTGGCCCCGGCTACCTCTCTTGAGCCTGCAGTCATTTAAAACAGGAGTTTAACATGAGTGGCCCCTTAGGACACCAGCCCCAGCGCCATATGCAAACAACAACCTCTAGAGCCGTGGTTCTGAATCTGCGGGGCCAGGGAACACCGGACAGTGCCTGTTCCTCCAGGGGCCCCACCATGGCCAGCCAGCGACAAGGCCACAGTCTCATCACAAAGCACACGGTGCATGGTACGCATGGCAGGCAGAGAGGGAGTTACACAGCAGGTAGAAACACCGTGCCCAGGGCCAGTGCTGTTCCTACAGCCCGACTTGGGATCTAGCAAGGAAGATGCTGGTATATACAGGAGGCCACAGGCTCAGCTTACCCACGCTCAAGTTCAGGACACGACAAGTTCTGACGGCAGGGGGCGCTCCCGGCCTAGCTATCAGAACCAGTCCTCTGATCCTCCTCTGCACTTCTTCTGCCCAAGCACCTTGGCTACCAGGAACTTTCACTCTGCCTACTCCCTGAAGAACTGGCCTGTGCAATTTTACAGTATCTGAAGTAGACATGCTAGAACAATCGGCTCAGCTTTACTGGAAGCACTGCGGGGCAGCACTACCCCAGGGCGGAGGGGCGTTGCGGGGCGCTGCGGGCTCAGGCCTGGTGCCCACCTGGTGTTGAGCAACTCCAGCTCTGTGCTCTTCTCCCGCTCCAGCTTGCAGTAGACCTCACGGTGTCTTCGGACCTCCTCCTCCAGGGCCTGCTCCGCTGTGGTCTCCTGATCCTTCACCATCTCCTCCAGCTCATGCACCCTGAGGTGGGAGCACAGACAAACTCGGTCAGGGTGCACTCAGCCCACTCAAGAAGGCCTGGACCCTGCCGAAGCCCCTAACACACTCACTGTGATGGTGGCGGGCTTCCAGGCCTACGCCACGAACTTAGCTAATGGGGGAATTAAGGACACTGTGACATCTAACAACAAGTGTGTCAGTCATACTCCAGGGGGAAGCAGATCTAGCGAAGCTCTAGGGGAGCGAGGCCACACAGAACCCGGTGGAGGCTACGGGCTTGACCACAGCTACACCAATGGCTTCCAAGCTTTACCCTCTCTTTTCTACGGATGTCCTACCCAGAGCCACTCCAATTACTTAGGTTCATCTGGCAAATGGCCATAAGAAACCCAGAGccaagctgggtagtggtggcgcatgcctgtaatcccagcactctgggaggcagaggcaggtggatttctgagttcgaggccagtctggtctacagagtgtgttccaggacagccagggctatacagagaaaccctgtctcaaaaaaaaaaccaaatcaatcaatcaatcaatcaatcaatcaatcaataaatccaGAACCAGGAAAAGGCCAGACCCCTCTGAAGTGATAACCCAATGCTGACTACCAGAAGCCTCTAGTTCTGTCCAACAGTTCACAGTCTCTCTCCATCAGGCTTAGCTGGGGCATACAAAAGGCCATGCGGGGAACAGACCCAGCCCAGAGAAGTCTATCAAGTTTCTTGCATCAGGGAGGCCAGACAGCACGGGAGGCATCCTTCCCAGTGTCCCTGCATCCATCCGTTCCCTCACCACCTGGCCACACACAGCAGCCCCTAGGCCCTCCTGCCCTCCACTCCCTGTCACAGGGGCATGTTCCCAGGAAGGGAGGTCAGGCCCTGGGCACTCTAagccagtggctctcaactttcCTAACCTCCCCcgccaaccataaaatcattttgttgctacttgatAAGTGTAACTCTGCTACTGTTGTAAACTGTAAGTATcctatgcaggatatctgatatgaacCCCCAGCAGGGGACATGGCCCACATGCTGAGAACAGCAGTTGTCACTCAGTGGGAGTCACAAGCCCTGGGGTTGTACCCTCAGAGGAGTTATCCATCAGGTCTGGAATCTAGGCCAAGTGGCTCAGAGCGGGAGAGGCTGGGGACAAGTGGGGACATCTGCGCTGCCCAGAGCCGCCCCGCCCCGGACCTGTGCACCAGTTGAAGGTTCTCCTGCTTCAACTTGCTCTTCAGGCCCCCGCTCGTCAGGCTGTCGTTCTCCAGCTCCGTCACCTTTTTCTCCAGGAAGCTCACCTGCAGCATGAAAGGCGGGGCAGGGTACAACAGGCTTTTGAAGCCACAGACCTGAGAATCTAGAAAAGCCCACGACAAGGGTCTCCAAATGACTACGCATAAAAGAACAGTCAGATTTTAAGAGGAAAGGGCACGTGATAAGTGTCCCTCTTGCCCTGAACTCCTAGGTGGGCATAGGGTCCAAGTCCCCCACACATCCCAGGAACATGCAGAGTCCCACGGCCCACCTTCTCCGTAATGTCATTGTCACAGGAGTCGATGCTGTCACGGAACAGGTCCTCGGTGCTGCCGTTACTGCTGCTGAAGTTACTGTTGTGCATGAGCTGCCTGTGGGGGCAGAGGGCACCTGCCTGCCATGTGTGCCACAGCCTGGGACCCCACTCAGGCTACAGGCTGGGTGAGTTTTCAGTACAGGGGCTGCCAGGAAAGAGGTCACAGGAGGGGCACTCCATCTGGCCTTCCTACCCAAATGACTGTCTGCTCTGAGCACAGCGGACAAGGCACTCCCCAAGCCCAGGTCCTGAGTGGAAGGGTAACGCCCACAGCCATGGGCACCTAGAAGGCCCACTAAGGCCGACATAGTGAGGATCTGAAGATGCTGACGCTACTAAGTAGGGGCAGGCAGCAAGGGCAGGGAACGGGCTGCTCTGCCCCTGGCTGTCTCTTCCGTGCAACTGGGGCTGCAGTCACTCAGCTACATGCAAGGCACAGGCTGAATCTGGGCTGCTGCCATGGAGCCCTGGCCCTGGGACAGCAGACGCAAGTCACAGTGGTAAGCACTCAGCTCTGTCTCCCAAGAGGGTCTCACCGTCCAAAAGCTGTGCTTGAGATCTTCCggttggggctagagagagagagagaaggggacacAGTCACCGAACAGGGGGCACTAGGCCACCTCCACATGCTGCCCACTGTACAGCACTAAGGTGTGATGGGAGGAAGGGACATCATTCATCAGCTTGGTGCCGAGGCACCTCCGGGGCAGCCCTGCTGGGACGCCCAACGCACCCGAGCACCTGAGCACGCAGGCGGTCCCGCCTGGCCCCGCCCCTCTGGGCTGCAGCCTCACCTGTTGGCCTTCAGGTTTTTCAGCCGGGCCTCCAGGTCGTTCAACAGGTTGATCTTCTTGCAGCACTGAGAGCAGTATACGTCCAGCAGCTCACTGTTGTAGGCGTGTCGCATCTTCCTCGGGGTCTGTCCCGCACTGggccggggagggggagggcggcGAGGGGGGGGAGGTCACTCTCTGTGCTGCTGGCAAACTGTGCCCCGCCCCACCCACCTCACTTTGGGGCAGAGGAATGGAAGTAAACCAGAGCATCCCTTTCCCACGGTTGCCAGAGATAGAGGTGTGTGCGTGTACCCAATTAGCAGATAAGGCATACAGAGAGTTAATGTCACAGGAAGGAATGACTCAGACAAGCAAGGAGCCAGAGAAGGTCACTCGAAAGGCCCTACAACACTGAGGTTCTAGGAAGCAAGATAACATCGACACTCCCCCACAGGGGTCTGCAGACTCCCAGACCAATTAACTGTTTCTCCCTGCAAAATCAGGATGTAAGAAGGCAGCACCCAGCATGCTAGCGGGGTGCTGGACAGAGGAAGGATGTTTTTTGCCTGTCTGACCCACTAGGATGAGGCTAGACTGGTTCTGGCATTTTCCATAAACTCCAAATGCCACCCAGAGCAAGGGAGCACCTGGAAGACACTGAAGATCCTAGGTCTGAGTAGGCATTGGTTCTGGTCTCATCGTCGGGGCAAGGGCTGCTGGGAGCACAGTCCACGTCATCCCCCTCGCCATAGTCTTCAAATTGCTCCTCGTTGCTGATGAGAGAGGCGGTGGAGTGAGTAGAAAGGTCTGATGTGGTCATGGATGGAGTGAGGACGAGGGACCTAGGGCCATAAGTACCCAGTTAGTGAGGGCTGAGGGCGCGACCTGCAGCGTccaggggggtgggggatggggtgggggaatggggggggaggggaaccagcCTGGATGGCAGGAGCCTGGATGAGTCTGCACCTTTTGACTTTGGGGACCTCATCCTAAGGGGAACATCCCACATAGAGATTTCTCCATAAGAGATATATAAATTGTCCCATCCCCAAACAGCAAAACACTGGTTATTTCTTGATGATTTAGCAGCAGAGAGATTAAAATTACACTATAATTATAGTTACTGTATTAGAATATGTATCAGTGAAGCAATTATTAAATTATAGAGTATCAGATGATTGCTGAAAGGTTCATATATTGATAACAAGGAAGAGAAATACATATCAAAGATAACTTAGATATAAGCTTTGAGACAGTAATTAGCaaacttattttgagacagtgttttacTATGTTGGCAGTGATGGTGGgcacctttaatcctggtactcaggaggcagaggcaggtatatcttTATAAATTCAAGATCGGCCTGTTCTATATAGATtattccaagccagccagggctacacaagaccctgtgtttaaaaaaaggaagaaaagagaggggaggggaggggaggggaagggaagggaagggaggggacgtAGACAACACAGATGGTACCACGCCATGGGACTTGGGTTAAGGgttattttctctcattctcactTTCCCcatcttttccaattttttttttttttttttggttttttgagacagggtttctctgtgtagtcctggctgtcctggaactcactctgtagaccaggctggcctcgaactcaaatccacctgcctctgcctcccaagtgctgggattacaggtgtgtgccaccacgcctggcttccaATTTTTAATTATCccttaatttttcaaaaatcatcGTCATCGTCGTCATCGCGGTGTGTGTTACATGCTCATGCACACGCCTGCCACAGcccacatgtggaggccagaggccagttTGCCCCTGTCTTCCTgtcggagtgctgggattcacaGACGCCACTCCCTGTCTCAGTGAGTTCTGGAGCTCAGATGCACCGTGACCCACTGAGGCAGCTTTCTGGCCCTCTTTATCCTTTATCATGACAAGTAACACAGGTGACAATCAGCCCCCAATTTATAGAGCGGCATGTCTAGTCCAAAGATGCCTAACTCTAAAGAACTGTCAGAGACCCCAGACTCTAAGGCATCTCATGGGCCACCCATGAGACACGTGAGGGCGTGGGTGGGGCTGACTCTACAACCTGAGAGCAAAGAGAGGCTCAGCTCGGTGCCTGCCTGCATCCATCTTTGACAGTCACCCTGCATCCACCTTTGACAGTCACCCTGCAGTCACAGCAACTTCTCAGCTCAGCAGCAGACcacgccccccgccccccaagtcCAGGGAGTCTGCATTCAAAAGGGGAAACTTTTactgggggctggggctggggaagaCAGATGAATACCAGGTTAGTTCTCAGAACGCATCTTCTGTGTTTAAGGATAGCAGACAGCACCACCAATAGCTGAGTCCCCTGGCACTCaatctgcattttctttcttcacactTTGTGCCCCCTGGGGGGTGTCACTTGTACCTCAGGCTGAATGGCTGGCAATGCTCCCTTTCCCCTTATGTTTGTGAAACTTCAccaaggctgggaagatggctcagcagttaagagaacacactactcttgggggggggggttacctGGGAGGGCCCCACCCTctctgaggaggagagggagtggggggagggactgtgtgtgtgtgtgtgtatgtgtgtgtgtgtgtgtgagtaaattCGGAGGTGGAGTAATGTTCAggatatatataaatacatttacaaa
Proteins encoded in this region:
- the Rab11fip4 gene encoding rab11 family-interacting protein 4 isoform X1, whose product is MRSPPAPGCQGSDFSGSTFADGELLPREPDDVFQEDEEEAMTLALPEGPQELDMDSPMESSQGPEGSVRTSGEEKEPELGGLFLPEDKSLVLTPSMTTSDLSTHSTASLISNEEQFEDYGEGDDVDCAPSSPCPDDETRTNAYSDLGSSVSSSAGQTPRKMRHAYNSELLDVYCSQCCKKINLLNDLEARLKNLKANSPNRKISSTAFGRQLMHNSNFSSSNGSTEDLFRDSIDSCDNDITEKVSFLEKKVTELENDSLTSGGLKSKLKQENLQLVHRVHELEEMVKDQETTAEQALEEEVRRHREVYCKLEREKSTELELLNTRVQQLEEENTDLRTTVARLKSQTEKLDEERQRMSDRLEDTSLRLKDEMDLYKRMMDKLRQNRLEFQKEREATQELIEDLRRELEHLQMYKLDCERPGRGRSSSALGEFNARAREVELEHEVKRLKQENHKLRDQNDDLNGQILSLSLYEAKNLFATQTKAQSLAAEIDTASRDELMEALKEQEEINFRLRQYMDKIILAILDHNPSILEIKH
- the Rab11fip4 gene encoding rab11 family-interacting protein 4 isoform X2 produces the protein MRSPPAPGCQGSDFSGSTFADGELLPREPDDVFQEDEEEAMTLALPEGPQELDMDSPMESSQGPEGSVRTSGEEKEPELGGLFLPEDNNEEQFEDYGEGDDVDCAPSSPCPDDETRTNAYSDLGSSVSSSAGQTPRKMRHAYNSELLDVYCSQCCKKINLLNDLEARLKNLKANSPNRKISSTAFGRQLMHNSNFSSSNGSTEDLFRDSIDSCDNDITEKVSFLEKKVTELENDSLTSGGLKSKLKQENLQLVHRVHELEEMVKDQETTAEQALEEEVRRHREVYCKLEREKSTELELLNTRVQQLEEENTDLRTTVARLKSQTEKLDEERQRMSDRLEDTSLRLKDEMDLYKRMMDKLRQNRLEFQKEREATQELIEDLRRELEHLQMYKLDCERPGRGRSSSALGEFNARAREVELEHEVKRLKQENHKLRDQNDDLNGQILSLSLYEAKNLFATQTKAQSLAAEIDTASRDELMEALKEQEEINFRLRQYMDKIILAILDHNPSILEIKH